The proteins below are encoded in one region of Peribacillus muralis:
- a CDS encoding ATP-binding protein encodes MNNFRFGIRQKIITGYIVVIICLIASIWAVTKQLDTMNTERNFIVEHDFAVRDITNRIEKDLLKLESDQRAYIITGEQSYLEPYNEMRSQLTGDYNALRELLSDNPKQQKKLDSINENIKRWVAVAGDPFIKLKEQNDTAGIREFFKEERGKEEIENVLIQFEIFRNKEKALTEQRAESLNDQNQYLKIGLFSMLAFVIIASVVLAMIISGSILKTLKAVVASIRAMANGSDLSGRIHVKTNDEIRDLGEATNELLNSFEERDWLQTSVTKVVSENQGISSLENLAETFLSGAAQITGSSFGAFYSKEGKEKGTKFVKKASIAEYADDAGRESFNLGQGLIGQCALEKRIQVINGMEADYQLISSGLGETKPRSILIAPIIHEEEVLAVFELASLNDFTGQHIAFIDTVLETFGLTINSVIDRMEIARLLTESQAMTEELQAQSEELQSQSEELQMQSEELQMINEQLKNRSQEAEEKSKDLESAKIDLEEKAKQLTISSKYKSEFLANMSHELRTPLNSILILSEMLTENNNRSLSEEELEFAGVIHSSGQDLLNLINDILDLSKVEAGKLELTLSEVNLSELPSSLERNFSHIANKKGLEFNINMSPDVPTIFQTDEKRFQQIIKNLLSNAFKFTEKGSVSVQIKKVLTNVNYTGVDYWLEISVTDTGIGIPKETHALIFEAFQQGEGDTSRKYGGTGLGLSISNEFSKLLGGRIQLDSEEGKGSTFALLIPSITEESISRETFLEASAEVAATLEQSNPAIAANPIVEHTKPFEQLADVNNVFYGKTVLITDDDNRNIFALRRALESKGMNILIANNGLECLDVLEDNKGIDLILMDIMMPEMDGYETMKRIRDIKELADIPIISLTAKAMKDDRKKCLESGASDYISKPLKLEQLFSVMHVWLTK; translated from the coding sequence ATGAATAATTTTAGATTTGGGATACGCCAGAAGATTATTACTGGCTATATAGTCGTGATTATTTGTTTAATTGCGTCTATTTGGGCTGTAACGAAACAGTTAGATACGATGAATACGGAAAGAAACTTTATCGTCGAGCATGATTTCGCGGTTAGGGATATCACAAACCGAATTGAAAAAGATCTTTTAAAGCTGGAGTCGGACCAGAGAGCGTATATCATTACGGGAGAGCAGAGCTATTTAGAGCCGTATAATGAAATGCGTTCCCAATTGACAGGAGACTATAATGCACTTAGGGAGCTTCTATCCGACAATCCGAAACAGCAAAAAAAGCTTGATTCGATTAATGAAAACATCAAGCGATGGGTGGCGGTCGCAGGTGACCCGTTCATTAAGCTTAAGGAGCAGAACGATACAGCGGGTATTCGCGAATTTTTTAAAGAAGAACGGGGAAAAGAAGAGATCGAAAACGTCTTGATCCAATTTGAAATATTCCGAAACAAGGAAAAAGCGCTCACGGAACAACGTGCGGAGAGTTTGAACGATCAGAACCAGTATCTGAAAATTGGTCTCTTTAGCATGTTGGCCTTCGTCATCATTGCCTCTGTTGTCCTGGCGATGATTATTTCTGGATCCATCCTCAAAACGTTAAAAGCGGTTGTGGCAAGCATTCGTGCAATGGCCAACGGCAGTGACTTGAGCGGGCGGATTCACGTTAAGACCAACGATGAGATTCGGGATCTTGGAGAAGCGACGAACGAACTTCTGAATTCATTCGAAGAACGGGATTGGCTGCAAACGAGTGTTACAAAAGTTGTAAGTGAGAACCAAGGTATATCTTCATTGGAGAACCTTGCGGAGACATTTCTATCAGGTGCCGCTCAAATAACGGGATCATCATTTGGAGCTTTTTATAGTAAAGAAGGAAAAGAGAAAGGGACTAAGTTCGTAAAAAAGGCTTCCATTGCAGAATACGCGGATGATGCAGGAAGAGAGAGTTTCAATCTCGGACAAGGTTTGATCGGACAATGTGCACTTGAAAAACGGATACAAGTGATCAATGGAATGGAAGCAGACTATCAGTTGATTTCATCTGGATTGGGAGAAACGAAGCCAAGAAGCATTCTGATCGCTCCAATCATTCATGAAGAGGAAGTTCTCGCCGTATTTGAACTTGCGAGCCTTAATGATTTTACGGGACAGCATATCGCTTTTATAGATACTGTACTTGAAACATTCGGGTTAACAATCAATAGTGTCATTGACCGAATGGAGATTGCACGATTATTAACTGAATCTCAGGCGATGACCGAAGAACTTCAGGCACAATCCGAAGAATTGCAGAGTCAGTCTGAGGAACTGCAGATGCAGTCAGAAGAATTACAGATGATCAATGAGCAGCTGAAAAATCGTTCACAAGAAGCGGAAGAAAAGTCAAAAGATCTTGAAAGCGCAAAGATAGATCTTGAAGAGAAGGCGAAACAGCTTACGATTAGTTCTAAATATAAATCGGAATTTCTGGCGAACATGTCTCATGAACTACGCACTCCGTTAAATAGTATTCTGATCTTATCTGAGATGCTTACTGAAAATAACAATCGTTCTCTATCAGAAGAAGAATTAGAGTTTGCCGGAGTCATACATTCTTCTGGGCAAGACTTGTTAAACTTGATCAATGATATTCTAGATCTTTCAAAAGTTGAAGCTGGAAAGCTTGAGCTTACGCTAAGTGAAGTGAATTTAAGTGAACTTCCTTCCAGCTTAGAAAGGAATTTTTCACATATTGCGAACAAGAAGGGCCTTGAATTTAATATAAATATGAGCCCGGACGTACCGACCATTTTCCAAACCGATGAGAAGCGTTTCCAGCAAATCATTAAAAACCTGCTCTCGAATGCCTTCAAATTCACAGAGAAGGGCTCTGTATCCGTCCAAATCAAGAAAGTGCTGACGAACGTAAACTACACGGGTGTCGATTATTGGCTAGAGATTTCGGTTACGGATACGGGAATTGGTATTCCAAAAGAAACACATGCCCTGATCTTTGAAGCATTCCAACAAGGAGAAGGAGATACGAGTAGAAAATATGGTGGTACAGGTCTAGGGTTGTCCATCAGCAATGAATTTTCCAAACTTTTAGGAGGCAGAATCCAGCTTGATAGTGAAGAAGGGAAAGGGAGTACGTTCGCTCTTCTCATTCCGAGTATTACCGAAGAAAGTATCTCTCGTGAAACATTTTTAGAAGCATCGGCAGAAGTAGCAGCAACTCTTGAACAGTCTAATCCAGCAATAGCGGCAAATCCGATAGTGGAACATACCAAGCCATTTGAACAATTGGCCGATGTAAATAATGTTTTTTATGGTAAGACGGTTCTGATCACCGATGACGATAACCGTAATATTTTTGCATTAAGAAGAGCTCTTGAAAGTAAAGGGATGAACATCCTCATTGCGAATAATGGTCTGGAATGCCTGGATGTTCTAGAGGATAACAAAGGTATCGACCTCATCCTGATGGATATCATGATGCCTGAGATGGATGGCTATGAAACGATGAAGCGGATTCGTGACATAAAAGAGTTAGCGGACATTCCAATTATCTCCCTGACTGCAAAAGCGATGAAAGATGACCGGAAAAAATGCCTGGAATCAGGTGCTTCAGACTATATTAGCAAACCATTGAAATTGGAACAGCTGTTTTCGGTGATGCATGTTTGGTTGACAAAATAG
- a CDS encoding DeoR/GlpR family DNA-binding transcription regulator encodes MLPNDRRKFILEQLSMNEKMDIEQLVDSLNVSAMTIRRDLNHLEAQEKLIRTHGGAVLNKPLVIETSFQVKEGKYSYQKRQIAQKALNHIQSHSTILLDSGTTTLEIAKLLKEKKDLTVVTNDIKIAAELMDSEVKVIVAGGELQNNIGALFGPLTEQVLRNLHVDLLFLGAHAVHLEEGITAPTFEKASIKKLMIKSAETTWLVADSSKFGQKSLTKVCHLSSIDGVITDDGITDVCEEILKEHLHVVTVEGSEAK; translated from the coding sequence ATGTTACCAAATGACCGAAGAAAATTTATTTTAGAGCAATTAAGCATGAACGAAAAAATGGATATTGAACAGTTGGTTGATTCTTTAAATGTCTCAGCTATGACCATTCGCAGAGATTTAAATCATTTAGAAGCTCAGGAAAAGCTCATCCGGACTCACGGAGGGGCGGTTCTGAATAAGCCATTGGTTATTGAAACATCATTCCAAGTAAAAGAAGGAAAATACAGTTACCAAAAAAGGCAAATTGCTCAGAAAGCGCTAAACCACATTCAAAGCCATTCCACAATTTTATTAGATTCAGGAACGACGACACTTGAAATAGCAAAGTTGCTGAAAGAAAAAAAGGACTTAACAGTTGTCACAAATGATATAAAAATTGCAGCTGAACTCATGGATAGTGAAGTAAAAGTAATTGTAGCAGGTGGGGAACTTCAAAATAATATTGGGGCCTTATTCGGTCCATTAACGGAACAAGTTTTGAGAAATTTGCATGTTGATTTACTTTTCTTAGGAGCACATGCTGTCCATCTAGAAGAAGGTATAACAGCACCTACATTTGAAAAAGCCTCCATAAAAAAATTAATGATAAAATCGGCAGAAACGACATGGTTAGTGGCTGATTCGAGCAAGTTTGGTCAAAAATCTCTCACAAAGGTTTGCCACCTTTCAAGTATTGACGGAGTGATTACGGATGATGGCATAACTGATGTCTGCGAGGAGATATTAAAAGAACATCTGCATGTTGTTACTGTTGAAGGAAGTGAAGCCAAATGA
- the pdxA gene encoding 4-hydroxythreonine-4-phosphate dehydrogenase PdxA, producing MSIERAIIAIPMGDAAGIGPEISMKSLAKQEIYDVCKPLVIGDSAVLKKAISIVEAKLKINEVNSPAEGKYEFGTVDVMNLNNIDMDKLEYGQVSAQCGQGAFEYIKKSVELALAGEVKALATTPINKESLKAANVPYIGHTEMLEDLAGSDDPLTMFEVNGMRIFFLTRHLSLKDAIGQMTKERVHDYLIRCDRALQRLGVENRKFAVAGLNPHSGEGGLFGWEEVEQIKPGIEAAVKDGINAVGPVPADSVFFQALNGKYDAVLSLYHDQGHIAAKMTDFHKTISITNGLPFLRTSVDHGTAFDIAGKNIAASVSMEECIKLAAQYAPNFTKSNL from the coding sequence ATGAGTATTGAAAGAGCAATTATTGCAATCCCAATGGGTGACGCAGCAGGTATAGGCCCAGAAATTTCAATGAAATCTTTAGCTAAACAAGAGATTTATGATGTGTGTAAACCGTTAGTCATTGGTGATTCAGCTGTACTTAAAAAAGCGATTTCCATTGTTGAAGCGAAGTTAAAAATCAATGAAGTGAATTCTCCAGCAGAAGGAAAGTATGAGTTTGGTACTGTTGATGTCATGAACTTAAATAATATCGACATGGATAAGCTTGAATACGGTCAAGTATCTGCACAATGCGGCCAAGGAGCTTTTGAATATATTAAAAAATCGGTGGAATTGGCTTTGGCAGGAGAAGTCAAAGCACTTGCTACAACACCAATCAACAAAGAATCTTTAAAAGCAGCGAACGTTCCTTATATTGGACACACTGAAATGCTTGAAGATTTAGCAGGTTCAGACGACCCATTAACAATGTTTGAAGTAAACGGAATGAGGATCTTCTTCTTAACTCGTCACTTATCTTTAAAAGATGCTATTGGACAAATGACGAAGGAAAGAGTCCATGATTATCTTATTCGATGTGACAGGGCTCTTCAAAGATTAGGTGTAGAAAATAGAAAATTCGCAGTTGCTGGGTTAAATCCGCATAGTGGTGAAGGCGGTTTATTTGGTTGGGAAGAAGTAGAACAAATTAAACCCGGTATTGAAGCAGCTGTAAAGGATGGTATTAATGCTGTAGGGCCAGTTCCAGCTGATTCCGTATTTTTCCAAGCTTTAAATGGAAAATATGATGCTGTTCTATCTTTGTACCATGACCAAGGACATATCGCTGCAAAAATGACGGACTTCCACAAAACAATATCTATAACAAATGGTCTACCGTTCTTAAGAACTTCTGTCGATCACGGTACAGCATTTGATATTGCAGGTAAAAACATCGCAGCAAGCGTAAGCATGGAAGAGTGCATTAAGCTTGCTGCACAATATGCCCCCAATTTCACAAAAAGTAATTTGTAG
- a CDS encoding four-carbon acid sugar kinase family protein → MKIGVIADDLTGGNGTGVRLTKLGFDVATMVQYDNLPSSDSINAIIVDTDSRYAREDIAQMRVKKVIENLTKWGVNVICKRIDSTGRGNIGIEIDTLLTELGEKAIAVVVPSFPDSGRVTAGGYLLVHGVPVQLTDVAKDPVIPVTQSFVPEIVQKQSKYPVSHIDLETVLAGKDEIEKAIREKIELGDRILVLDAITNEDIEALAGAMANIKEYQMIPADPGPLTAAYSKAFSRQHIKDKKIIVTVGSVTSNSTMQLNYLMEKTNSRSIYVDPEKLATLDSRWDEEVTRVINKTLEEMDKQDILIITTDSPTAKVLNLNELSKELGFSQDSLAKRIADGLGKITRVVVQNSKYEIGGCFSSGGDVTASLCSIVRAEGIKLIDEISPLVAYGQFIGGYFDGIPLVTKGGTAGDKKAIYTSVKYLEAKF, encoded by the coding sequence ATGAAAATAGGAGTCATTGCAGATGATTTGACAGGTGGAAACGGGACTGGTGTAAGGCTCACTAAATTAGGTTTTGATGTAGCAACAATGGTTCAATATGACAACCTTCCTTCTTCTGATTCTATCAATGCTATTATCGTAGATACAGATAGCAGATATGCAAGAGAAGATATTGCTCAAATGAGAGTGAAAAAAGTTATTGAGAATCTTACAAAATGGGGCGTAAATGTAATTTGCAAACGGATTGATAGTACAGGGAGAGGTAATATTGGAATTGAAATTGATACATTGTTGACAGAGCTTGGTGAAAAAGCTATTGCGGTTGTCGTCCCCTCTTTCCCTGATTCAGGGAGAGTTACAGCAGGAGGCTATTTATTAGTACATGGTGTGCCAGTACAGTTGACAGATGTAGCAAAGGATCCTGTTATTCCAGTTACTCAATCATTTGTACCAGAAATTGTTCAAAAGCAAAGCAAATACCCTGTTTCACATATTGATCTTGAAACTGTGCTGGCCGGAAAAGATGAAATTGAAAAAGCAATCAGAGAAAAAATCGAACTGGGAGATCGCATTCTTGTTTTAGATGCCATTACAAATGAAGATATAGAGGCTCTTGCTGGTGCAATGGCAAATATTAAAGAATATCAGATGATTCCGGCAGATCCAGGACCATTAACAGCTGCATATTCTAAAGCGTTCAGCCGCCAGCATATTAAAGATAAAAAAATTATTGTTACAGTCGGCAGTGTTACATCTAATAGCACCATGCAATTGAATTATTTAATGGAAAAAACAAATTCTCGTTCAATCTATGTAGATCCGGAAAAATTGGCTACTTTAGATAGCAGATGGGATGAAGAGGTGACAAGAGTCATTAATAAGACTTTGGAGGAAATGGATAAACAAGATATTTTAATTATCACAACAGATTCCCCAACGGCTAAAGTACTTAATCTTAATGAATTATCAAAAGAACTAGGGTTTAGCCAGGATTCACTAGCAAAAAGAATAGCTGATGGGTTAGGTAAAATCACTAGAGTAGTTGTTCAAAATAGCAAATATGAGATTGGCGGATGTTTTTCCAGCGGTGGAGATGTAACTGCCTCCTTATGTTCGATAGTGAGGGCGGAAGGAATTAAATTGATAGATGAAATTTCACCTCTTGTGGCGTACGGCCAGTTTATTGGCGGGTATTTTGATGGTATTCCGCTTGTCACTAAAGGTGGCACGGCTGGTGATAAAAAAGCAATTTATACAAGTGTTAAATATTTGGAAGCAAAATTTTAA
- the gntK gene encoding gluconokinase codes for MTSYMLGVDIGTTSTKAVLFTKKGDVIGQANIGYPLYTPDMTTAEQDPEEIFQAVLKAVSTITKEHADKKPSFISFSSAMHSVIAMDENDQPLTPCITWADNRSEAWAHKIKAEWDGHVVYKRTGTPIHPMSPLSKITWLVNDRKEIAAKAKKYIGIKEYIFKKLFDQYVVDISLASSMGMMNLKSLDWDGEALKIAGITRSQLSKLVPTTKIFSNCAPDIAKQLGIDPETAFVIGASDGVLSNLGVNAIRKGEIAVTIGTSGAIRTIIDEPKTDEKGRIFCYALTEKHWVIGGPVNNGGMVLRWIRDEFASSEVETAKRLGIDAYEVLTKIAERVRPGADGLLFHPYLAGERAPLWNPDVRGSFFGLTLSHKKEHMIRAALEGVIYNLYTVFLALTECMEGPVNRIQATGGFARSAVWRQMMSDIFESDVVVPESYESSCLGACILGLYATGEIDSFEVVSEMIGHTHKHAPNDDSVKEYRQILPIFINLSRVLENEYTQIANYQRNLIHATK; via the coding sequence ATGACTAGCTATATGTTAGGTGTAGATATCGGGACAACCAGTACAAAAGCTGTATTATTTACGAAAAAAGGCGATGTCATTGGACAAGCGAATATTGGCTATCCGCTTTACACACCGGATATGACAACAGCGGAACAAGACCCAGAGGAAATTTTCCAGGCTGTCTTGAAAGCCGTTTCAACGATAACGAAAGAGCATGCCGATAAAAAACCTTCATTCATATCATTCAGCAGTGCGATGCATAGTGTGATAGCGATGGATGAAAATGACCAGCCGTTAACCCCTTGCATCACCTGGGCAGATAACCGCAGTGAAGCTTGGGCACATAAAATAAAAGCGGAATGGGATGGGCATGTAGTCTACAAACGGACCGGGACACCGATTCATCCGATGTCACCATTATCCAAGATCACCTGGCTCGTGAATGATCGCAAAGAGATCGCAGCCAAAGCTAAAAAGTATATCGGGATCAAGGAATATATTTTTAAAAAGCTGTTTGATCAATATGTCGTCGATATTTCCCTTGCTTCATCGATGGGAATGATGAATCTCAAAAGCTTGGATTGGGATGGCGAAGCGTTAAAAATTGCGGGAATAACGCGCAGTCAATTATCCAAGCTTGTACCAACAACAAAGATCTTCAGCAACTGCGCTCCGGATATAGCGAAACAGCTTGGGATTGATCCGGAAACTGCCTTTGTGATCGGAGCTAGTGATGGTGTTCTTTCTAATCTAGGTGTAAACGCTATCCGAAAAGGGGAAATCGCTGTCACGATCGGGACAAGCGGTGCCATTCGGACAATCATTGACGAGCCGAAAACGGACGAAAAAGGAAGAATCTTTTGCTATGCCTTAACGGAAAAGCATTGGGTGATTGGCGGTCCGGTAAACAATGGGGGGATGGTCCTTCGCTGGATTCGTGATGAATTTGCTTCTTCCGAGGTGGAAACAGCCAAAAGACTCGGAATCGACGCCTATGAGGTGTTAACTAAAATTGCTGAACGTGTAAGACCAGGCGCCGATGGGTTGTTATTTCATCCATATCTTGCCGGTGAGCGCGCTCCATTATGGAATCCGGATGTACGGGGCTCATTTTTCGGATTGACCCTTTCTCATAAGAAGGAACATATGATTCGAGCAGCTCTTGAAGGAGTCATTTACAATTTATACACAGTATTTTTAGCCTTAACCGAATGCATGGAGGGTCCCGTGAATCGAATACAAGCTACGGGAGGCTTTGCCAGATCGGCTGTTTGGCGGCAAATGATGTCGGATATCTTCGAATCGGATGTCGTCGTGCCAGAAAGCTACGAAAGCTCATGCCTGGGGGCATGTATCTTGGGTTTATACGCCACAGGGGAAATCGATTCCTTCGAGGTCGTTTCCGAAATGATTGGTCATACCCATAAGCATGCACCGAATGATGATTCAGTAAAAGAATATAGGCAAATACTGCCGATATTCATTAACCTATCCAGAGTATTGGAAAACGAATATACGCAGATTGCGAACTATCAAAGAAACTTGATACATGCTACCAAGTAA
- a CDS encoding gluconate:H+ symporter → MPLIIITIGVILLLILIMGFKLNTFVSLIIVSFIVALALGMPMADVVGSIENGLGGTLGHIALIFGMGAMLGRLIADAGGANRIATTLIDKFGEKRIQWAVLFASFIVGIALFLEVTIVLLVPIIFSIAKELKVSIVHLGLPMVTAALATHAFLPPHPGPTAVASEYGANIGLVLIYGIIVAIPTVILAGILYPKLAKKIVPTAWTREGSESFGVQKTFILQETPGFGISVFTALFPVILMALGAAVDMIQPAMGFEDNMLVKIIRFIGNSTTAMLLSLLLAIYTMGLRRNVPIKILMNSCSSAINSLGMLLLIIGGGGALKQVLIDGGVGDYVAKIFEGSAMSPVFFAWSVAAILRICLGSGTVATLTTAGLVLPLLATMPKVNLELVALATGAGSAIASHVNDAGFWMVKESLGMTLKEAFGTYTVLSTIVAVSGLVFTLLLDQII, encoded by the coding sequence ATGCCTTTAATAATTATTACCATTGGAGTTATATTGTTACTAATTTTAATTATGGGCTTCAAATTAAACACATTTGTTTCATTAATCATTGTTTCATTCATCGTAGCATTAGCATTGGGAATGCCCATGGCAGATGTTGTTGGTTCAATTGAAAACGGTTTAGGCGGAACGCTTGGTCATATTGCTTTAATATTTGGAATGGGCGCAATGCTTGGCAGGTTAATTGCAGATGCAGGTGGAGCTAATCGTATTGCCACAACCCTAATTGACAAATTTGGAGAAAAAAGAATCCAATGGGCTGTGTTATTTGCTTCATTTATTGTAGGCATTGCATTATTTCTTGAAGTAACAATTGTATTATTAGTGCCAATTATATTCTCAATAGCAAAAGAATTAAAAGTTTCCATTGTACACTTAGGTCTTCCTATGGTTACAGCGGCCTTAGCGACACACGCTTTCTTACCTCCACACCCTGGTCCAACAGCAGTCGCATCAGAATATGGTGCAAATATTGGCTTAGTTTTAATTTACGGAATTATTGTCGCAATACCAACCGTTATTTTAGCAGGTATTTTATATCCTAAGCTTGCTAAAAAAATTGTGCCGACTGCATGGACTAGAGAAGGCAGTGAGTCCTTTGGTGTACAAAAAACATTTATATTACAAGAAACACCGGGTTTTGGTATCAGTGTATTTACAGCATTGTTTCCTGTTATTTTAATGGCTTTAGGTGCCGCTGTAGATATGATTCAACCAGCTATGGGATTTGAAGATAATATGCTAGTAAAAATTATTCGTTTTATTGGTAACTCTACGACTGCTATGTTGCTTTCTTTATTGCTGGCAATCTACACAATGGGGTTGAGAAGAAATGTTCCGATAAAAATTTTGATGAATTCTTGTTCTTCAGCAATCAATTCCTTAGGTATGCTGCTATTAATTATTGGCGGCGGCGGTGCTTTAAAACAAGTACTTATTGATGGCGGTGTTGGTGATTATGTCGCTAAAATATTTGAAGGATCTGCTATGTCACCAGTATTCTTTGCCTGGAGTGTCGCAGCAATATTACGCATTTGCTTAGGCTCAGGAACTGTTGCGACTCTAACGACTGCGGGGTTAGTTCTCCCATTACTCGCGACAATGCCCAAAGTTAACTTAGAACTAGTTGCACTTGCAACTGGAGCTGGCAGTGCAATCGCATCACATGTTAATGATGCTGGATTTTGGATGGTTAAGGAGTCTCTGGGAATGACCTTGAAAGAAGCATTTGGAACTTATACCGTACTTTCGACCATCGTTGCTGTATCAGGATTGGTATTTACGCTATTATTAGATCAAATTATTTAA
- a CDS encoding VOC family protein, with amino-acid sequence MSLSLNPYLFFDGNTREAVHFYEKALGGKVMGIMTYGDVPADPDHPLTDDMKDRVMHAHLKVGEADLMFSDTYAGMPYLSGNSIQIAIHPKEEGMAREIFAALEDGGQVIIPLHKTDFSPLYGMVKDKFGVHFNLNVPGEQPQ; translated from the coding sequence ATGTCATTAAGTTTGAACCCGTACTTGTTTTTTGACGGTAACACGAGAGAAGCGGTCCATTTTTACGAGAAAGCTCTTGGCGGGAAAGTGATGGGTATAATGACTTACGGAGATGTGCCGGCTGATCCGGATCATCCGTTGACGGATGACATGAAGGATCGCGTTATGCATGCACACTTGAAAGTCGGTGAAGCCGATCTCATGTTCTCAGATACGTATGCAGGCATGCCTTATCTGTCAGGCAATTCGATCCAGATTGCCATCCATCCTAAAGAAGAGGGAATGGCGAGAGAAATATTCGCCGCTTTGGAAGACGGCGGACAAGTCATTATTCCCCTTCATAAGACGGATTTTAGCCCCTTGTACGGGATGGTAAAGGACAAGTTCGGGGTTCATTTCAACTTGAATGTCCCAGGGGAGCAGCCGCAGTAA
- a CDS encoding GntR family transcriptional regulator, giving the protein MAESKEFFYPVKWLSKASAGDRVTSELRMRIISGMIESGTILSENKIAADFGVSRSPVREALKILASENIIRLERMGAVVIGLTEKKYAEIYDVRILIETFVFERLVRADTDVLVRELSKILEMMKISIKYQDADEFSYQDVLFHETIIRSIDHSYILMIWDNLKPVMESLILLSMRHRFKEKYEDFTRVINNHQLYIDAIKSKDRDLMIKSLHVNFDDVQEKVEDLWMAQQMLSKGVGQEND; this is encoded by the coding sequence ATGGCAGAATCTAAGGAATTTTTTTATCCAGTAAAATGGCTTTCAAAAGCTTCAGCGGGTGATCGGGTAACGTCGGAGCTTAGGATGCGCATTATTTCGGGCATGATTGAAAGCGGTACCATCTTATCTGAAAATAAGATAGCTGCGGATTTCGGTGTCAGCCGCTCACCGGTTCGTGAAGCGTTAAAAATACTGGCCTCTGAAAATATCATTCGCTTGGAAAGAATGGGTGCGGTCGTCATTGGGCTGACAGAAAAAAAATATGCGGAAATTTATGATGTACGGATACTGATCGAGACGTTTGTATTCGAGCGCTTGGTGAGGGCGGACACGGATGTATTGGTGAGGGAGCTTAGTAAAATTCTAGAAATGATGAAAATATCCATCAAATACCAAGATGCTGATGAATTTTCCTATCAGGACGTCCTGTTTCATGAAACGATCATTCGGTCCATTGATCATTCCTACATCCTGATGATCTGGGATAATTTGAAACCTGTGATGGAAAGTTTGATTCTTCTATCCATGCGTCATCGTTTTAAAGAAAAATATGAAGATTTTACTCGGGTCATAAATAATCATCAGCTTTATATCGATGCAATCAAATCAAAAGATCGAGACCTCATGATCAAGTCGCTGCATGTGAATTTTGATGATGTACAAGAGAAGGTTGAAGATTTATGGATGGCCCAACAGATGCTTTCAAAAGGAGTCGGACAAGAAAATGACTAG